Proteins encoded together in one Aminivibrio sp. window:
- a CDS encoding EpsG family protein, with the protein MTDIRSMGAKMSRQQTSCHVASIKVSKKNIVMKCFIIAFFLVAIFQLFGVSRDYENYARFFSEAREYGFSYVRNHLFEPLFSYLSFVVSSVFKNNVMVYSLLAILSFSIKCFALRRVSRNWFILFVALTFYGARFFPLHEMTQIRASFAASFLILAMVYIYQQKNKRSLLCGIATIGFHLSSLVIVPFACYLKKHWRKRDVFFLSIVFFVLLLITKVFLLDFLASHISKLDSYQSLEYGGKVSWHARTVILDILLIICGFSFWKRSDNLMRQILFSQVLGILCYYVFWDYAVLAHRIRELLSIFWVLYFPLALNKRGNIRRVMSIFIFLNIALYFHLYFVSVHKIF; encoded by the coding sequence TTGACAGACATCAGATCTATGGGAGCAAAAATGAGTAGACAGCAAACAAGTTGCCATGTTGCCAGTATAAAGGTATCCAAAAAAAACATCGTAATGAAATGTTTCATTATTGCGTTTTTTTTAGTCGCAATTTTTCAGTTATTTGGGGTAAGCAGAGATTACGAAAATTATGCTCGCTTTTTTTCGGAAGCCAGAGAATATGGATTTTCTTATGTAAGAAATCATCTGTTCGAACCTTTATTTTCTTATCTTTCTTTTGTTGTTTCGTCAGTTTTCAAAAACAACGTTATGGTCTATTCTCTGTTGGCCATTTTATCATTCTCGATAAAGTGTTTTGCACTTCGAAGAGTAAGCCGTAATTGGTTTATTCTTTTTGTTGCTCTGACCTTTTATGGGGCTCGTTTTTTCCCTCTTCACGAAATGACCCAAATTAGAGCTTCTTTCGCAGCATCTTTTTTAATTCTGGCAATGGTCTATATATATCAACAAAAAAACAAGAGATCACTACTTTGCGGTATTGCAACGATAGGATTCCATCTTTCTAGTTTGGTTATTGTGCCTTTTGCTTGTTATTTGAAGAAACATTGGAGAAAGAGGGATGTGTTTTTCTTAAGTATCGTGTTTTTTGTATTACTGTTAATAACCAAAGTTTTTCTGTTAGATTTTCTAGCTTCACACATTTCGAAACTTGACTCCTATCAAAGTTTGGAGTATGGGGGTAAAGTCAGTTGGCATGCTAGGACTGTTATTCTGGATATCTTGTTGATAATTTGCGGCTTTTCTTTTTGGAAAAGGTCAGATAATTTAATGCGCCAAATCCTTTTTTCGCAGGTTTTAGGAATCCTTTGTTATTACGTATTTTGGGACTATGCCGTTTTGGCGCATAGAATAAGAGAGTTGCTTTCGATTTTTTGGGTACTTTATTTCCCGCTTGCACTTAACAAAAGAGGAAATATCAGGCGAGTGATGAGTATTTTTATCTTTTTGAATATAGCGCTTTACTTCCATTTATATTTTGTAAGTGTTCATAAAATATTCTGA